The proteins below come from a single Chloroflexota bacterium genomic window:
- a CDS encoding globin gives MGESMEGPQERFVQGPQQSGTLYQRVGGIPYFNALVESFYAKVEADPALRPLYPEDLEPGKNHLAMFLVQLWGGPPYYSMERGRPLLRMRHLPFAIGQAERDAWFSHMSACVLESGVDRSDATMLIDYFEKASQFMINKD, from the coding sequence ATGGGAGAGTCGATGGAGGGGCCGCAGGAGCGATTCGTGCAGGGGCCGCAGCAGTCGGGGACGCTGTACCAGCGCGTGGGGGGCATCCCGTACTTCAACGCGCTTGTGGAGAGCTTCTACGCGAAGGTGGAGGCCGACCCGGCGCTGCGGCCGCTGTACCCGGAGGACCTGGAGCCGGGGAAGAACCACCTGGCGATGTTCCTGGTGCAGCTCTGGGGCGGGCCGCCGTACTACTCGATGGAGCGGGGGCGGCCGTTGCTGCGGATGCGGCATTTGCCGTTCGCGATAGGCCAGGCGGAGCGGGACGCGTGGTTCTCGCACATGAGCGCGTGTGTGCTGGAGTCCGGTGTGGACCGGTCGGATGCGACGATGCTGATTGATTATTTTGAGAAGGCGTCGCAGTTCATGATCAATAAGGATTGA